In Verrucomicrobiota bacterium, the genomic window GCGGACATCCTCCAGCAACCGTTGCGCTTCTGCGCTGGCTTTGGCCAGAATTTCTTCATAGCGCTGCTGCGCCGCCGCCAGCTGCTGCTTGATCTTTTCAGCGTTCAACTGGCCCTCTTCAATGCGTCGCCGGCGCTCTTCAAACATATCCACGATCGGCTTGAAGGCGTACCTGCGCAGGATGAGGTAGACGAGTATAAACAGAACCACCTGCGCAATGAGGTTGGGCCAGTAAATCCCAAAGATCTGGGCAATGTTCTCAGCGGGATTCATCTTCTGCTGCTCTCCCCTTGTCTCTCAGACGACCGATGAACGAGGCCCGGCTGCGGGGTCAGATCCCCGCAGCCAGACTGAACGTTCGTTCATTACTTCGTAAACGCAATAATCAGTGCGTAAATCGCGATCGCCTCTGAGAGCGCCATACCGATAATCGCGATCACCAGGATGCTGTTAAAGGCACCCGGGTTGCGTCCGACGGCCTGCGCCGCCCCCTGGCCGACCAAACCGACGCCGATACCGGCCCCGGCCCCGGCAAAGGCCAGCGGGAAGGTTGCCCCAAGGTTACCCGTAAGGCCAGGAGCCGCACCGGCTCCGGCGGCAGCCGCATCTGCAGCAGCCGCCAAGATAGGATGGAGGATGTCTACCATAGGATGTCTCTTTTTGCTTCTCGCCGCCCACGCTCATCGGATGGTCCCGGCGAGAAATTTTCAGTGGCCGTGCGCGCCCGCGCCTTCTCCTTCTCCCTCCGGATGGGTGGTGGAGAGCCGGATGTACACCGCGCAGAGCAGCGCAAAAACGAATGCCTGCAGAATTCCGACCAGAAGCTCAAGAAAGTAGAAAGGCAACGGAAAAAGCACGCTGGTGATCCAGTTCAACGGGATGGGCAGGCCCGAGCCCAGCTCCGACATCGTATGAAGCAGCGTCTCCCCCGCATAGATGTTGCCGAAAAGCCGGAGGGAAAGCGAGACCGGCCGGAAAATGATGGAGATGATCTCGATAATCCCCGTGAAGATAAAGAGCGGCAGCAGCACGAACCACATGGCGCCTTTCATGCCGCCCTTCGGGGCAAAGTTCTCCTTCAGGAAACCGACCACGCCCACTTCGCTGATAGTCCAAATGACCCACCAGATCATGAAGAAGAGCGCCATCCCCAGCGTCATGTTCAGGTCCGCATTGGAGGGCCGCAACAGGGGGCGCTGCACCTCCTCCAGGGCAAGCGGCCCGTGCGCAGGCGGACCGAAACCGATCGTGCCGACCCCGGGCACCAGCCCGAACCAGTTCGCGGCGAGAATGAAAACGAACAGGGTCGCGATCAGCGGAAAGGTTTTCGCGATCATGTGGCGCCCGACGATCCCCTCGAAGGTGGTGTAGAGCGCTTCGACCACGGTTTCAAAAACGTTCTGATGGCCGCTCGGCACCAATTCCATCCTGGCGGTGGCGGATCGTGCCCAGACCAACAGCAGCCCGGCGACGATCACCGTGACCAGCAAAGAATTGGTAAACCAGACGTGATTGGGAAAAAACGGCGTCGCGTTTACCGAGATCTGCTCCGCAAGAAAGTATATTCCCATCCCCATAGTTTAGTTGCCCTCCAGACGTATCGACACGACACCTGGGGCTTAATTAGCGCAGGGCGGACCAGAGGGTGAACTCGGGAATAAAAGCAATCGACTACCTTACTGGCAAGTCGTTTTGCGATTTTTTTCCAAGGTTTTTCCAACGCAAGTGGAAAGCCTGCCGAAACTTTGCGGCGCCTCGGCCGGCGTCGGAATCAAACGCACCCTTCCCGGAGGCCCTATCCCGTTCAAGGACGGCAAGACCGGCTTCCCTGGCCTGATGCCTATTTATAATATTATGTATGTACCGGCCCGGGCACCTTGATCCGGTACGCCGTTCGACGTTTATGCCTACCCGCAGCCCTCACCTGAAAGTTCAGCCCGGCGCGGACCCTGCGCCGGGACGCAATCCGTCTCTGGCCTACCTTTTTGAACGTTTCCCAGCGTTTACGCAGACATTTTGCGCCCGCGAAGTGCTCGAACTGTCCCGCCAGGGGTTGGCCGTGCCGATTTATTCGATCCGGCGGCCGGTGGAACCGCCGCCCAGTGATTTACCGCTCCAGGATCTTGACGTGCGTTACCTGCCCGATACCAACCGGCTCAGGTTCAAACTCGAGGCCAGGCTTCTGTCGCCCCAATACCATCAGCACTGGGATGCCGAGGGGGACACCCGTGACAAAAACCGGTACCGCGAAGCCCTCTACCTGGGCCGCCGCCTCCGCCGGCACGGCATCGGCCACCTCCACGTCCATTTTGCCAGCCTGGCCGCGCGTACCGCCTGGTGGATCAAACGGCTGCACGGCATCCCTTACAGCCTTACCGCCCATGCGAAAGACATTTTCCGGCCCAAACCGGACCAGCGCGTGCCCATGGAGGTTCTGATCCGTGACGCCGCCTTCGTGGTCAGCGTCAGCAATTATGGGGCGGATTACCTCCGTGCCCGCGTCCCGGAGGCCGCCGGCCGCATCCTGCGGATCTATAACGGGCTGGACCTGTCGCGGTTCCGCGCGGCCCGGCCGGAGGCGACGCCCATCCGGCTACTGGCCATCGGGCGGCTCATTGAAAAAAAGGGATTCATTTATCTGCTGCAAGCCTGCCGCGATCTCAACCGGGCGGGTTTACCGTTCTCCTGCCGGATCGTCGGCGAAGGGCCCGAACACGACCACCTCGCCCAATACATCGAACGGGAACGCCTTAGCCCGCGAGTCCAACTGGTTGGCGCCCGGACGCAAGGAGAAATCGCCGATCTGCTCGCCGAAGCCAGCATTTTCGTCTTTCCGGCCGTCCACGACCGCGACCGTGATTCCGACAACCTGCCGACCGTGATCGCCGAGGCGATGGCCAGCGGCTTGCCCGTCGTCAGCACCTGGGTGGCCGGCATCCCGGAAATGGTGGTGCCGGACCGGAACGGCCTGCTCGTCGAGGAACGTAACCCGAGCCGGCTGGCCCAGGCGATTCAGCTGCTGGCGGAAGATCCCGCCCGGAGAGTTTCCTTCGGCACAAATTCGCGCCGTCTGGCTGAGCAGCATTTCGACCTGCACAAGACCGTGGCCCAATTGCGGGAAACCTTCCGGGAGCGCGTCGCCTGAATTTAGGGTTGATTTTACCCGCGCGGGGCACCTTAAATGCGCCTATGCCTAACGAAAGTAAAGCGAACAGCGCGTTCATGAAACCGGTCCAGCCGGACGCTGCTTTGGCCAAAATCGTCGGATCAGATCCTTTGCCTCGAACTGAACTCACCAAAAAACTTTGGGAGTACATTAAGAAAAATAATCTTCAGGATAAAAAGACCATCAAAGCTGATGCCGCGCTGGAAGCGGTATTTAATGGTAAAAAGCAGGTGGACATGTTTGAGCTCACTCGCCTGGTGAACGGGCACCTGGTGAAATAGCGGCCCTCCTTTGTATTCGGAGCAGCCGCGGCAGCTGTAAAAAGCAGTTTACCTGGCGTTGTTTTCGGTCAAGGGTTGCAGGTTGTGCCTAGTTTCCGCGTCAAGATCGCCATCGCCGCGATTGTCGCAGCCGGACTAGTGGTTGCGGCTGCCCATTTTCCAGTTATCCCGGTCCTGAAAGGTTTTTGTGACCACGTGGGCCGAATGGGGGCGGCCGGGGTTGTCTGCTTTGCCTTGCTCCTTGCCGTCGGTTCCGTCTGCATGCTTCCAGCCAGCCCTTTCATCATCGCCGCTTCGGCCGTGTTTGGGTTCGGACTCGGGCTAACGGCCGGGCTGTCCGGGATTGCGCTCGGGGCGTCGCTCGGTTTTTTTCTGTCGCGCTGGTTGTTGAGAAAAGATGTTGCCGCTCAACTCCGAAAACACCCCACGTTCGAAAGCATCGACCTCGCGATTGAGCGCGAAGGGTGGAAGATCATTATCCTCCTCCGGCTCTGCCCGATCCCTTTCGGATTAGCCAATTACCTTTACGGGCTGACGGGGATCCCGTACCAGGCTTACCTGTTAACCACGCTGGCCGGCGGCCTGCCTTCGACCCTGCTTTTCTGCCACCTCGGCGCCGCCAGCAAGGCCGGGCTCGAGGCGGTTGCCTCCGGTCAGTCCGGCCATCACGCGGGCCAGATCGTGCTGCTGGGACTCAGCGTGGCCGCCACCGTGGCGGTCATCGTGGTCTTACCCCGGTTTGCGAAGAAAGCCATCGCCAAACACGCCAAGGTCAGCATCCCCTCCTAGAAGCGGTAACGCGTAACGAGTAACGGGTAACGGGTGGCGGGTCGAGTAAATGCCGCTCAGGGGTGACTTCGACGGCTCGTGCGCATGGCGTTGATTCCATACCGGCGGTGAAGCAGTTCTTCCTGGGCTGACGCGCGGCGCTCTCCACCGGGTACAACGTCGGCTTGCGGTCTTCCACCCGCTATTCGTTACGCGTTACCCGTTACCCGCCCCTCTCTTCCATTTTCCTCAAAGCTCGTACGTTTCCCCCGGGACGGGGATCACGACGCGGGTACCGGGTAAGGCTTCGGCGATCGCTGCTTCAAACCATGACATTGACGCCGGTCCGCCGTGCACCAGGACCACCGTTTGCGGGCGGGTCTGGCAGATATAATTCAGGATTTGTTCCCGCGGAGAGTGGGCGCTGAAATCAAATTCCTCCACGCGACAGATCAACGGTTGTTCCGGTAATTCGTTGTCGAGCCGGATCGGTTCTTCCGGCTGTCCCGCCTTCAACCGGCCGCCGGGTGACTCCGGGTCCGCGTAGCCGACGAAGAAGATGGACTGCTTCGGGTCGGACAGAATCCTGGCGGCGAGCTGGTTGGAAAGCGTTTTTTCGGACATCATCCCGCTGGAGAGCGCGTAAATGTGCTGGCGTTCGAGCTGCGTGGTCCCGACTTCCCGTCCGCTCAGGACGTAAGGCGCGAGGGTGTCGAGCAGTTGCACGCCGACGTGCTGGCGGGTGGCAACGCTGGCCAACTGGTCGTGGATGACGGTGATTTTCGTGCTCAACCCGCCGATGTAGATCGGTGTGCGCTTAAGGAGCCCGCGATTCCGGAACTCGAACAGCATCGTGAGCACTTCCTGGGTTTTACCTAAAGCGAAGACCGGCACCAGCACCGACCCGCCGCGCTCAAAAGCCTCAAGGATCGCCTGCAGAAACCGTTCCTCCTCAGCCGGACGATTGAACGCCGGCGGCAGAGCGCGGTCGCCGCGCGTGGTTTCGACGATCAAAACGTCCAGCGGCTCCTCGGGAAACTCCGCCTTTCGCATCAGCGTTTGATCGGCAAAATTCACGTCGCCCGTGTAAAAGATCTTTCGGCCCTGCGACCGGAGCATGACGCCCGCAGAACCGAGGATGTGCCCGGCATGGTACATTTCGAAGGTCAGCTCGCCATTGTCGCCCGTTACCCTTTCGCCCTGCAGGTTCCAGCGCTGGCGCAACCCTACGCTCTGCCAGGCCTGGGCGAATAGATCGGTCTCACGGTGGGTAAATAAAGGGTAAACGCCCAGGCCGAGCTCCTCTCGCTGGCGTGACATGACGTTGACCGAGTTGTGCAGCATCGCCTCGCTGAGGGCGGCCGTCGGCCCCGTCATGTACACCGGCGCCTGAGGTTGGCGCCGCATCAGTACCGGCAGGGACCCGATGTGATCCTGATGGGCATGCGTGATCAGGATCGCATCCAGCTCGTGGTCCGGAATGAACCGGTAATTGGGAAGCGCCGCCTCGCCCTCATTTCGGGGATGCAGGCCCGCATCGAGCACCAGTTCGGCGCCGTCCAATTGGATGTGATAGGAGTTAGCCCCGATCTCGATCTCTTTGGTCAGATTTGTGAAACGCATGTTCTACCGCCAGACACCAGTATCGCTGAAACCTTTTGCGCCCCTTCGCGTCTTCAGGTCTGAAGAATCGGGACCAA contains:
- the atpB gene encoding F0F1 ATP synthase subunit A, yielding MGIYFLAEQISVNATPFFPNHVWFTNSLLVTVIVAGLLLVWARSATARMELVPSGHQNVFETVVEALYTTFEGIVGRHMIAKTFPLIATLFVFILAANWFGLVPGVGTIGFGPPAHGPLALEEVQRPLLRPSNADLNMTLGMALFFMIWWVIWTISEVGVVGFLKENFAPKGGMKGAMWFVLLPLFIFTGIIEIISIIFRPVSLSLRLFGNIYAGETLLHTMSELGSGLPIPLNWITSVLFPLPFYFLELLVGILQAFVFALLCAVYIRLSTTHPEGEGEGAGAHGH
- a CDS encoding VTT domain-containing protein; protein product: MPSFRVKIAIAAIVAAGLVVAAAHFPVIPVLKGFCDHVGRMGAAGVVCFALLLAVGSVCMLPASPFIIAASAVFGFGLGLTAGLSGIALGASLGFFLSRWLLRKDVAAQLRKHPTFESIDLAIEREGWKIIILLRLCPIPFGLANYLYGLTGIPYQAYLLTTLAGGLPSTLLFCHLGAASKAGLEAVASGQSGHHAGQIVLLGLSVAATVAVIVVLPRFAKKAIAKHAKVSIPS
- a CDS encoding MBL fold metallo-hydrolase, with product MRFTNLTKEIEIGANSYHIQLDGAELVLDAGLHPRNEGEAALPNYRFIPDHELDAILITHAHQDHIGSLPVLMRRQPQAPVYMTGPTAALSEAMLHNSVNVMSRQREELGLGVYPLFTHRETDLFAQAWQSVGLRQRWNLQGERVTGDNGELTFEMYHAGHILGSAGVMLRSQGRKIFYTGDVNFADQTLMRKAEFPEEPLDVLIVETTRGDRALPPAFNRPAEEERFLQAILEAFERGGSVLVPVFALGKTQEVLTMLFEFRNRGLLKRTPIYIGGLSTKITVIHDQLASVATRQHVGVQLLDTLAPYVLSGREVGTTQLERQHIYALSSGMMSEKTLSNQLAARILSDPKQSIFFVGYADPESPGGRLKAGQPEEPIRLDNELPEQPLICRVEEFDFSAHSPREQILNYICQTRPQTVVLVHGGPASMSWFEAAIAEALPGTRVVIPVPGETYEL
- the atpF gene encoding F0F1 ATP synthase subunit B, yielding MNPAENIAQIFGIYWPNLIAQVVLFILVYLILRRYAFKPIVDMFEERRRRIEEGQLNAEKIKQQLAAAQQRYEEILAKASAEAQRLLEDVRVSSERLAEQKRQEAIAEAERINQKAQESIQLERERVMAEVRHEIGRLVVETTEKVTGKVLTPSDQQRLNEETARQLAAV
- a CDS encoding SWIB/MDM2 domain-containing protein, with product MKPVQPDAALAKIVGSDPLPRTELTKKLWEYIKKNNLQDKKTIKADAALEAVFNGKKQVDMFELTRLVNGHLVK
- a CDS encoding glycosyltransferase family 4 protein: MPTRSPHLKVQPGADPAPGRNPSLAYLFERFPAFTQTFCAREVLELSRQGLAVPIYSIRRPVEPPPSDLPLQDLDVRYLPDTNRLRFKLEARLLSPQYHQHWDAEGDTRDKNRYREALYLGRRLRRHGIGHLHVHFASLAARTAWWIKRLHGIPYSLTAHAKDIFRPKPDQRVPMEVLIRDAAFVVSVSNYGADYLRARVPEAAGRILRIYNGLDLSRFRAARPEATPIRLLAIGRLIEKKGFIYLLQACRDLNRAGLPFSCRIVGEGPEHDHLAQYIERERLSPRVQLVGARTQGEIADLLAEASIFVFPAVHDRDRDSDNLPTVIAEAMASGLPVVSTWVAGIPEMVVPDRNGLLVEERNPSRLAQAIQLLAEDPARRVSFGTNSRRLAEQHFDLHKTVAQLRETFRERVA